The proteins below come from a single Deltaproteobacteria bacterium genomic window:
- a CDS encoding acyl-CoA dehydrogenase family protein — MPLVLTEEQELLRHSAREFVTKSAPLKRIRALRDGNDPIGFSRELWSEMAKLGWTGIVLPEEFGGAGLGYLDLIVVMEELGRGLMPEPMLSSVLLGGNAILLGGSVTQRKLFLPPLIEAKLLLTLAHHEPQSRYDLCHVITRAERSGADWKLSGAKTLVPDAHVADRLIVSARTAGNATDRHGVTLFVVSAKASGVSVTRQATLDNRNAGVVKLEGATVSAVDVLGTVGEGATLLETVIDRATVGLCAEMLGSMNAAFEMTLDYLRTRTQFGALIGTFQALKHRAAKMFIETELARSAVMAAARAIDEGSEDVPSLVSLAKARCSDAFVLIGNEGVQMHGGIGMTDEHDIGFFLKRARATQLTFGDAAFHRDRYAELEGY; from the coding sequence ATGCCCCTGGTCCTGACCGAAGAACAAGAACTCCTTCGCCATAGCGCCCGTGAATTCGTCACCAAGAGCGCACCGCTGAAGCGAATACGCGCGTTGCGTGATGGCAACGATCCGATCGGTTTCTCGCGCGAGCTGTGGAGCGAGATGGCGAAGCTCGGCTGGACCGGCATCGTCTTGCCCGAAGAGTTCGGCGGCGCCGGGCTCGGCTACTTGGATCTCATCGTCGTGATGGAAGAGCTGGGGCGCGGCCTGATGCCGGAGCCAATGCTGTCGAGCGTGCTGCTGGGCGGCAATGCGATCTTGCTCGGTGGAAGCGTGACGCAGCGAAAGCTGTTCTTGCCGCCGTTGATCGAAGCGAAGCTGCTGCTCACGCTGGCCCACCACGAGCCGCAGAGCCGATACGATCTCTGCCACGTGATCACGCGGGCGGAACGCAGCGGTGCCGATTGGAAGCTGAGCGGGGCGAAGACGCTAGTGCCGGACGCGCACGTCGCCGATCGCTTGATTGTGAGTGCGCGCACGGCGGGGAACGCGACCGATCGGCACGGCGTCACGCTCTTTGTGGTGAGCGCGAAAGCCAGCGGTGTGTCGGTGACGCGGCAAGCAACCCTCGACAATCGCAACGCCGGCGTCGTGAAGTTGGAGGGCGCGACGGTATCCGCGGTCGATGTACTCGGAACGGTAGGCGAGGGGGCGACGTTGCTTGAGACGGTCATCGATCGCGCTACCGTTGGCCTGTGCGCGGAGATGCTCGGCAGCATGAACGCGGCGTTCGAGATGACGCTCGACTATCTGCGGACGCGCACGCAGTTCGGGGCATTGATCGGCACGTTTCAAGCGCTCAAACACCGCGCCGCGAAAATGTTCATCGAGACCGAGCTTGCACGTTCGGCCGTGATGGCCGCTGCGCGAGCCATCGACGAAGGCAGCGAGGATGTGCCGTCGCTGGTGTCGCTGGCGAAGGCGCGCTGCTCGGATGCCTTCGTCCTCATCGGCAACGAGGGCGTCCAAATGCACGGCGGCATCGGCATGACCGACGAGCACGACATCGGCTTCTTTCTCAAGCGCGCCCGCGCAACGCAGTTGACGTTCGGCGATGCGGCGTTTCACCGCGACCGCTACGCGGAGCTGGAAGGGTACTAG
- a CDS encoding nuclear transport factor 2 family protein: protein MNLIACFEAYARDFEQTFVDDDWSRLEPYFTEDAVYVTLDPPVRRQNGREAVLTALRRAVSSFDRRCTSRVLETTHGPAQASNQVRREWACTFTCAGAPPLRISGLERAVYDKDRISFLEEQLTAESRQLFDQWLHAHGAKLASK, encoded by the coding sequence GTGAACTTGATTGCGTGCTTCGAGGCGTATGCTCGCGACTTCGAGCAGACGTTCGTTGACGACGACTGGAGTCGTCTGGAGCCGTACTTCACCGAGGACGCGGTCTACGTGACGTTGGATCCCCCCGTGCGGCGTCAAAACGGCCGTGAAGCCGTTCTTACGGCGCTACGCCGCGCGGTCTCGAGCTTCGATCGCCGCTGCACGTCACGGGTGCTCGAGACTACGCACGGTCCAGCGCAGGCTAGCAACCAAGTTCGCCGCGAGTGGGCTTGCACCTTCACCTGTGCCGGTGCGCCACCCCTCCGCATCTCCGGACTGGAGCGCGCGGTGTATGACAAGGATCGCATAAGCTTCCTCGAGGAGCAGCTCACAGCGGAGTCCCGGCAACTCTTCGATCAGTGGCTGCATGCGCACGGAGCGAAGCTGGCATCCAAGTAG
- a CDS encoding GFA family protein, translating to METLFTGGCACGAIRYVCTAEPVISLNCHCRDCQRSSGSAYASGIFVPAEALTFTEGDPKYYVSTSESGNIASRGFCAACGSPVAAKQSAFPIFIIYAASLDDPARHRPTMDIFMSSAQPWDHTDPALPKYPRGIE from the coding sequence ATGGAAACTTTATTCACCGGTGGCTGCGCGTGTGGCGCAATCCGCTATGTGTGTACCGCTGAGCCGGTTATATCGCTCAACTGTCATTGCCGGGACTGCCAGAGATCGAGTGGCAGCGCCTACGCTTCCGGAATATTTGTTCCGGCAGAAGCACTCACATTCACCGAGGGCGACCCCAAGTATTATGTCAGCACCTCAGAGAGCGGGAATATCGCGAGTCGTGGGTTCTGTGCGGCCTGCGGATCTCCGGTCGCTGCAAAGCAGTCGGCGTTCCCGATCTTCATCATCTACGCGGCGAGTCTGGACGACCCGGCCCGCCACCGTCCGACCATGGACATCTTCATGTCCAGCGCGCAGCCGTGGGATCATACGGACCCCGCATTGCCGAAGTATCCGAGAGGAATCGAGTAA
- a CDS encoding alpha/beta hydrolase, translating to MIEMKTTRLGALEFRYAESPGPNPPILLLHGATDSLESYLAPLGELAGHFHLFALDFRGHGFSERSPGRYRIRDHSGDVQAFLATVIRRPTIIAGHSLGALVAAFTAALADDLICAAFLEDPPLYTAQMPRLRATPDYQIFLGIREVLSNYHQSGQSVEELAEIVGAWPIHPMLFDGKPLLEIAGAGVVRARAESLHRVDIGVLDTLLDGTQFDGFAPDNGMVRIRCPLHVVAGDTSLGGTIDRQDLEHLKSLISHLSYRVLPGLGHFIHHTAPTLYAQELRSFAEGLR from the coding sequence ATCCTCCGATCCTCTTGCTTCACGGCGCAACGGACTCCCTTGAGAGCTATCTCGCGCCGTTGGGGGAACTCGCCGGGCATTTTCATCTCTTTGCCCTCGATTTCAGAGGCCATGGTTTTTCGGAGCGTTCACCAGGAAGGTACCGAATCCGCGACCACTCCGGGGACGTTCAAGCCTTCCTGGCGACCGTGATACGCCGGCCGACCATCATCGCCGGCCACTCGCTCGGAGCCCTCGTTGCGGCCTTCACCGCGGCCCTTGCTGACGACCTCATTTGCGCCGCCTTTCTCGAAGACCCGCCGCTCTACACTGCCCAAATGCCCAGGCTAAGGGCGACCCCTGACTACCAGATCTTCCTCGGGATCCGAGAAGTCCTCAGCAACTACCACCAAAGCGGACAATCGGTCGAAGAGTTGGCCGAGATCGTCGGTGCCTGGCCCATCCATCCGATGCTGTTTGACGGGAAGCCACTCCTCGAGATTGCGGGCGCGGGTGTCGTCAGAGCGCGGGCCGAGTCTCTTCATCGAGTCGATATCGGTGTCCTGGATACCCTCCTCGATGGGACGCAGTTCGATGGATTCGCTCCCGACAATGGCATGGTAAGGATTCGGTGCCCACTTCATGTCGTGGCCGGCGACACATCCCTTGGTGGGACGATCGATCGACAAGACCTGGAGCACTTGAAGTCGCTGATTTCCCACCTTAGCTACCGAGTGCTTCCGGGCCTGGGCCACTTTATCCATCACACGGCGCCGACCCTATATGCGCAGGAACTTCGTAGCTTCGCTGAAGGCTTGCGCTGA